TACACACAAAGTATTGAAAATTTGATTTTTGATCATGTCTCAGTTACTTGGACTATGGACAAAAACTTTATTATAGGCAGTATTGCAGACAATATTTTTGTCAATAATGTAACTGTTCAGAATTCAATAATCGCTGAAAATATTGGAACTGGGAAAGGATTTTTAATTTTCAAAAATTCTAAAAATATTAGCGTGTATAAAAATCTCTTCGCACATTTAACAGAGAGAAACATAAGGTCCTCAACTTGCTCCAGCAATTTTGAAATGATTAATAATGTGGTCTATGGATTTAAATATGGAACTCAACCAACTTATGAAAATGAATTTGATATAATCGGAAATGTTTACAAAACTAGCCCCGCAACTTCGACATCATTTGAAACGATACGATTAGAGGCTTCGACCAATAATTGTCCTAACGGGAATATCTCAAGAACAAAAGGTTTCATATCGGATAATACGCTGAATGGTGGCTCGGTAAGTATTTCTAGTTCTCTAAATTCCTATTTGGAAAACTCAAGAAGATTCAATTCAGGAATTAACCCTATATCCTCCAATGAAGTAGAATCCACCATTCTAAGTAATGTAGGTAATTCCCTTAGAAATGACCCGGTGGACATCAGAATTATTGACGAAGTAAGTACTAAATCCGGTTCTATGAAAACAGCTACATGGGCAGAGAGTAATTATCCGGACATTAGTAACAAAACTGCTTATAAAGATTCCGATAAAGATGGAATATCAGATGAATTTGAATCCCAGTATAGTAATTTAAATCCTAAAGATGGTTCAGATGGCAGTAAAGATGACTCGGGTAATGGATATACTAATCTTGAAGAGTTCTTACATTATTTGACCATAAAGAAATGATTAGAAATAATTTAATTTCTTAATTAAAGAGCTCCAAAGTTTAACCACCTTGGGGCTCTTTAATTTATATTACTACATTAAATCAATATGATAACTGATTAACTACACTTTTAACATTTTAAGGAATTCAATGAGTTCACGGTAGATTTATTTGTAATTAGCTAGAAAATAAAATTCAGATCCCACTTTCAAATAGATTAATTATTGGATTTCTTAACCTAAGAAATATCAGTTTAACCATAAAATATCCTTTTCTATTATAATTTTTAATGGATCAAAGTATTAAAACAGTAATTGAATTTCACCGCTTTTAATATTGAAAACAACCAAAAATTATAGTGTAATATTCTTAAAAAGACGAGATTTACCATTTAAATTGAAAATCCCATAAGTTATGACCAAAATTAATCAGAAGGGTTATACCCATTGATTTAATATATTTTTGAGATTTGCGATAAGAACAAGGAGTTAATGCAAAAAAAAAATAAGGCTAAAATCCAAGAAGCAATAAAAAGTAGCATCAATAATTCTTTAATCAGGAACATGTTGATTGTTGGTTCAATCACCTTTTTTATTAAGCTGCTCACCTTCTATAAGGAAACTCTGGTAGCCTCTATTTTTGGTTTATCAGAGTTATTAGACACTTACTACATTGCTATATTGATTCCAACATTTATCCAAAATGTTTTTATCGGCTCTCTTAAAGGTTTGTTTATACCCAATTATATTACAGAGTTAAAAACGACTAAAAAAGGACCTGATTTTCTATCATTAATTTTATTATCAATAATACTCATAGTAGTTTTATTTACTATTCTCGCAATAATTTTTACAGAGTTCTTTCTTTGCGATGTTTTTCCTAATCATAACTCAGATTATTACAGTTTAATCAGAACACAGTTTTATTATGCCCTACCCTGCTTACTTTTTTGGGGAATTTCTGGGCTATTTACTGGATTGTTGGAGATAAAGGGTAAGTATTTAATTTCTACAGCCTCACAAATATTGCTTCCAGCTGCCATAATTATTTGCCTATTGTGTTTTAAGAATTATTTAGGGGAAATCACTCTTGTAATAGGCATGCTACTAGGTAGTTTTTTATCAACTCTATTTTTATTTTTATTTTGTGCTAAAGACAATCTAATAAAATTGGGGGATATAAACTTAAATTTCAATATGATTTTAATGTTAAGACAATATCCTGCGAAAGTTACTTCTGGGCTTTTAACAGGGATTAACCCATTTGTTGATCAATTTTTTGCTGCACAATTAATAATTGGATCCATTGCGGCTATGAACTATGGAATGAAAATACCCTCCTTTACTGTAGGGATAATTATGATGGTTATTGGAAATGTACTCTTACCACACTTTTCAAATGAGATTAGCGATAATATACAAAAAGCATTCAAGCAATTGTATAAGATATTAAAACTCGTTTTTACTTCTAGCCTTATAATTGCAATAATTACTATCATATTTTCCGATTACATTATAGCCTTGTTATTTGAGAGAGATAACTTTAGTTCAGAGGATACTGAAATTGTGTCACTCATTCAAAAAATAGCCCTATTGTACGTCCCCTTCTACTTATGTACTTTAATCTGTGTTAATTTTTTGACGGCTTTAAATAAGAACAAATTTATGGCTTGGGTTTCATTTTGGAATTTAATAACAAATTTAATTCTGAATATGGTTTTAATAAAAAAGTTTGGTGTTTATGGTCTAGTTTGGAGTACAACAATTGTATACATAATATCAAGTTTTATTTATTTAGGATATACTTACAAACAGTATAATTTGAACAGAGCTTTGTAAATCAGGATAAAGGATATTCTAATTTTATTTATTTAGTATCATGAAAATAGATTTTATTATAGGCTCATTAAGTGGTGGTGGGGCGGAGAGAGTACTTGTTTTATTAGCAACTGAAATGGCCAAAACACATAATGTTACCATTATTACTTTTGGTGGTGATGACAAGTACACTATTGAAAATACGATAAAGCGGGTTAGTCTAGACAAATTTTCTATTCAAAATCACACTGTCAGAAGGTATTTTGAACTTTATTCATTTTACAGAGATAAGAAGAATAGGCCTAATATCTTGATTTCATTTCTACCCACAATAAGTCTTGTCACCATCCCAATAAGTAGATTATTAGGTATTAAAATTATATGTTCAGAACATATTAATTACCTCCAAGTAGAAAATAAAGCGGTTAAATTCACTAGGAACAATGTATATAAGTATGCCAATGCTTTAACCGTCCTTACCAATTTTGATAAAGATTATTATTTAAATAAAGGTATTAAGACCTTTGTAATGCCAAATCCCAGCACGTTCAAGGTATTTCGCAAGGACAACCAAAGAAATAAAGAAATAATAGCCGTCGGCAACTTAGATAGGTATTATCATAAGGGCTTTGACAATTTAATTGATTTAATAACCCCTGTACTGCTTCAGTACCCTGATTGGAAATTACGAATCATAGGTTCTGGCGGTGAAGGAAAAGAATATTTACAAAGTCTAATAGGTAAAACTAAGCTACAAGACCAAGTAATTTTTGATGGTTTCAGGAATGATGTAGATAAGATTATGCAATCTGCATCCATTTTTGTTTTATGTTCTAGATTTGAGGGTTTACCTATGGTTTTACTTGAAGCAATGTCTCAAGGTATGGCCTGTATTGCCTATGATTGCAAAACAGGACCATCTGAAATGATTACGCACAATTATAACGGAATGCTGATAGAAGATCAAAACAAAACTGAGATGAAGAAAGGGCTTTTAGAATTAATATCTAATGAAAAACTTAGATATGATTTAGGCAACAAAGCATTAAAAGCGGTAGACAAATTTGCAATGCCCGTTATCTTGAAAAAATGGGAAGCAATTTTTAATAATTTGTAATTTTAAAGTGTGAAAAGACTTGTGCTCATTTTGTTTATTGTCCCATTTATATTTAGCTCCTTAAGTATACAGGCTTTTATTCAAAAATTTATTTCAGTAGGTATAAGCCAAGTGATTGCCTACATGAATGTTGGTCTAGTCCTTTTAGGTCTATTTCTTTATATTAAATTTCTTGAAATAAGACCGCTCCCGTCTACTTTAAAATATTGGTTCCTTTTTCTATGTGCTTTCTATAGTATCGGCATCATAGGCAATATCAGGTTTAATACAGAAGTTCCATTTCTAAAGACCTTAATATCACCTATTTATTTAGTTGGCTATACTTTTTTCCTTTCAGACAGGGAGTATAGAAAAGTTTTCGTCAATTGCGTGTTAATTACTTTTAGCTTAGCAAATATACTTCTGATTTATTTTAAATACATTAATTTTTCTTTAGATGAAACCGATGGCATCGCTAGGTATTTGCTAGACCGGGCAGGAGGTGTTTATGGAGATGCTAACAATGCTGCAGTAGTTTGCCTTCTTTCTCTAGTATTTTTACATTACTATTATAAGCCACTCAAAATACAATTCAAAAGATTAAAATGGCTCTTAATGGCCATGACGGTCTATAGCTTACTTTTGACATTTTCTAAAACCGGCTTAGTAGTATTATTACTGGTTGTACTTTTATCACAGTATAAATATTTTAATCCAAAAAAAATCTTTCTGATTATAGTGGTTATGCCGCTTCTCCTTTTTGGCTTGGTGAAGTTTGCATTGGAAAGCGATACACTATCTTCCGTACAAAAAGAGCGAATAGAGAACGTAGTAAACATAGTAACCCTAAATACTGACAAGATAGAACTTTCCGGACGTGATGTTCTTTTCAAAAGAATGATGGAGTACGTTTATGAAAATCCTTTCCTAGGAAATGGAATCTATTTTTCTGATCTTATCAGAGGGCATAATACTATATTCGGTGTTTGGGCAGATGCTGGTATAATCAGCTTTATTCTATTTCTTTTCCTTTTATTTAACTATTACAAGGAAGCTTTTTCATCTTCTTTAGAATTACGATATTTCTCTTGGTCCGTACTATTAATTTTAACAATTTTCATGTTAAGCCTACAAACAATCATTAACCAACCTTATCTTATTGTTCTATTCTCCTTTCTTTCCTTTGAATTACAAACAACCTCTATACTGAAATTAAAATAATTACGTTCTAAAGAAGTATTTTGACCTACCAATAGTTGAGAAATGTCCAGATTAAAAATAGACTTTATAATAAGTAAAATGTCATCCGGTGGAGCTGAGAGAGTTGTGGCAAATCTAGCAAATTATTTTGCAGAAAATTCCTATACAGTTAGAGTTGTTACTTTTTATGGTGATGATCACTATAGTTTGAACAAGTCAATTGATAGGATTAAACTTCACAATAAAGGAATCATTAAGTCTGTCTTGGTAAATGGTTTTATAAATCTTATTAAATTTTATTCTAAAGCAACTAACAGGCCTACCGTCATAAGTTCACATATTGATATGTTAGGAATAGTAACAATTCCTATTGCAAGATTATATAATATCAAAATCATTGTATCTGAACACTTTAATCATAAATTCCCGGTTTACCACCCTCTTAGGAACTTTCTGTGGAACAAACTTTATAAATATCCAAATGCTGTAACTGTTTTAACTGAGTATGACCTTTCGTTTTTTAGACAAAGAGCTAAAAAGGTTATAGTCATGGAGAATCCCTGCTCATTTTCTATTAATCAGTCAAAAACCGAAATCAGGGATAAAACTATATTGGCTATTGGCAATCTTGATCGTTTGGAGCACAAGGGCTTTGATAATCTAATCAAAATAGCTCAAAATGTTTTACCAAAAAACCCCGATTGGAAACTAAGGATTATTGGTCCTGGTGATTCCGGAAGGATTAAACTGGAAAGGATGATAGAAGCATCGAATATGGAGCGTTACATTGAGCTATTGGGTTTCAGAGATGATATACAGTCTCTAATGTCTACATCCTCTATTTTTATACTTAGTTCTAGAAATGAAGGTCTTCCTATGGTTTTGTTAGAAGCTATGTCCCAAGGAATGTCATGTATTGCCTATAATTGTGTTTCAGGACCTTCTGATATCATAGATAATAATATAAACGGGATTTTGGTAGAAGATCAAAATCTTTACAAAATGTCTCAAGAATTAGACAGCCTAATTAAAAATCCAAAAAAACGTAATGAATTAATTATAAATTCCACGAGTACTCTAGAGAGATTCTCTATCAAAAGTGTTGGAAGCAAATGGGAACGTTTAATAGAACAGTTAATAGCATCATAAGGACATGGCCAAACTTTTTCATTATTTAACGATACTTCCAACAGATAGTCTTGGCGGAGGAGCAGAGCAACTGCTTTACAACGTATTTGAATATCACACTACAAATAATAAAATATGTAAAATTATATTTCTCAGTAAAAAAAAATCGGGAAGATGGGAAACCTTAAAGAACAAAGCGGAAATAACATATTTACCTTTTAATAATGTTTATCTAGGTTATTTATTCATAATCCCAATTTTACTGAAAATTAATTTAACTACTACGGTAGAAAAAACGTTCACCTCGCAAACACTTATTAATAGTCTCCTAGGCTTATTAAAGCGGGTGGGCTTTTTCAAAAAGACAAAGGTTATTGCTCGGGAGTCAAATTCCATCTTTCATTTACTCAGCGGTAAAAAACTAAGAATGTATAAAAATGCATATAAGATTGGCTACCCAGGTGTTGATTTAGTAATATGCCAAACTAGTTATATGAAAGCGGAGCTCATAAAAGGGATGCCATGGATGCAAGATAAACTAAAGATTATTGTTCTGAACAATCCAATTAATATTGATTTGATAAAGAAAAATGCCAAAAAGGTTTTGACCACTAAATTACCTGAAAAATTCTTGGTTGCTGCCGGAAGATT
This genomic window from Maribacter sp. MJ134 contains:
- a CDS encoding glycosyltransferase family 4 protein, with translation MSRLKIDFIISKMSSGGAERVVANLANYFAENSYTVRVVTFYGDDHYSLNKSIDRIKLHNKGIIKSVLVNGFINLIKFYSKATNRPTVISSHIDMLGIVTIPIARLYNIKIIVSEHFNHKFPVYHPLRNFLWNKLYKYPNAVTVLTEYDLSFFRQRAKKVIVMENPCSFSINQSKTEIRDKTILAIGNLDRLEHKGFDNLIKIAQNVLPKNPDWKLRIIGPGDSGRIKLERMIEASNMERYIELLGFRDDIQSLMSTSSIFILSSRNEGLPMVLLEAMSQGMSCIAYNCVSGPSDIIDNNINGILVEDQNLYKMSQELDSLIKNPKKRNELIINSTSTLERFSIKSVGSKWERLIEQLIAS
- a CDS encoding glycosyltransferase family 4 protein; this translates as MKIDFIIGSLSGGGAERVLVLLATEMAKTHNVTIITFGGDDKYTIENTIKRVSLDKFSIQNHTVRRYFELYSFYRDKKNRPNILISFLPTISLVTIPISRLLGIKIICSEHINYLQVENKAVKFTRNNVYKYANALTVLTNFDKDYYLNKGIKTFVMPNPSTFKVFRKDNQRNKEIIAVGNLDRYYHKGFDNLIDLITPVLLQYPDWKLRIIGSGGEGKEYLQSLIGKTKLQDQVIFDGFRNDVDKIMQSASIFVLCSRFEGLPMVLLEAMSQGMACIAYDCKTGPSEMITHNYNGMLIEDQNKTEMKKGLLELISNEKLRYDLGNKALKAVDKFAMPVILKKWEAIFNNL
- a CDS encoding O-antigen ligase family protein, with translation MKRLVLILFIVPFIFSSLSIQAFIQKFISVGISQVIAYMNVGLVLLGLFLYIKFLEIRPLPSTLKYWFLFLCAFYSIGIIGNIRFNTEVPFLKTLISPIYLVGYTFFLSDREYRKVFVNCVLITFSLANILLIYFKYINFSLDETDGIARYLLDRAGGVYGDANNAAVVCLLSLVFLHYYYKPLKIQFKRLKWLLMAMTVYSLLLTFSKTGLVVLLLVVLLSQYKYFNPKKIFLIIVVMPLLLFGLVKFALESDTLSSVQKERIENVVNIVTLNTDKIELSGRDVLFKRMMEYVYENPFLGNGIYFSDLIRGHNTIFGVWADAGIISFILFLFLLFNYYKEAFSSSLELRYFSWSVLLILTIFMLSLQTIINQPYLIVLFSFLSFELQTTSILKLK
- the murJ gene encoding murein biosynthesis integral membrane protein MurJ, whose product is MQKKNKAKIQEAIKSSINNSLIRNMLIVGSITFFIKLLTFYKETLVASIFGLSELLDTYYIAILIPTFIQNVFIGSLKGLFIPNYITELKTTKKGPDFLSLILLSIILIVVLFTILAIIFTEFFLCDVFPNHNSDYYSLIRTQFYYALPCLLFWGISGLFTGLLEIKGKYLISTASQILLPAAIIICLLCFKNYLGEITLVIGMLLGSFLSTLFLFLFCAKDNLIKLGDINLNFNMILMLRQYPAKVTSGLLTGINPFVDQFFAAQLIIGSIAAMNYGMKIPSFTVGIIMMVIGNVLLPHFSNEISDNIQKAFKQLYKILKLVFTSSLIIAIITIIFSDYIIALLFERDNFSSEDTEIVSLIQKIALLYVPFYLCTLICVNFLTALNKNKFMAWVSFWNLITNLILNMVLIKKFGVYGLVWSTTIVYIISSFIYLGYTYKQYNLNRAL
- a CDS encoding glycosyltransferase — translated: MAKLFHYLTILPTDSLGGGAEQLLYNVFEYHTTNNKICKIIFLSKKKSGRWETLKNKAEITYLPFNNVYLGYLFIIPILLKINLTTTVEKTFTSQTLINSLLGLLKRVGFFKKTKVIARESNSIFHLLSGKKLRMYKNAYKIGYPGVDLVICQTSYMKAELIKGMPWMQDKLKIIVLNNPINIDLIKKNAKKVLTTKLPEKFLVAAGRLAPVKGFDILIPAFKRLLRDFPQLKLLILGEGNERKRLERIISSESLQDKVILIGFVNNVYPYFRDAEMCVMSSRIEGFPNVLLQMMSQNQKVVTTLSAGDIEKIDGLYTCETNNISALAATMRNCLSADLKENRLKFDLNLNKRTIENFVDSILLEL